The Arabidopsis thaliana chromosome 5, partial sequence genomic interval tatagagacaaaagaagagagcatttaaattctaaagaacaaaaaaggaaaaacagagcagCCATGAGAGCTTCTGTTTATTCATTGATCCTACTCTTCTTCTCGTGTTTACTACATCTATCAAGTAAGTTCTACAacagtttcattgtttttctttactataTAAAACTTTCTCTAACTCGGATTCTTTCACATGTATCAAAACAGAGTCTCAACCGTTCCTCGGAGTAAACTACGGCCTAACCGCCGACAATCTTCCACCTCCGTCAGCGAGTGCAAAGCTCCTTCAATCCACAACTTTCCAAAAAGTCCGTCTTTACGGATCCGACCCGGCTGTAATCAAGGCCCTAGCAAACACGGGGATCGAGATCGTCATCGGGGCGTCTAACGGCGATGTACCCGGTCTAGCATCGGACCCGAGTTTCGCCCGAAGCTGGGTCGAAACCAACGTGGTACCTTATTATCCAGCGAGCAAGATTGTTCTCATTGCCGTGGGAAATGAGATCACATCATTCGGCGACAACAGTCTCATGTCGCAGCTTTTGCCGGCGATGAAAAATGTCCAAACTGCCCTCGAGGCGGCGTCTCTTGGTGGCGGGAAAATCAAAGTCTCGACAGTACACATAATGTCGGTTCTAGCCGGGTCAGACCCTCCTTCGACCGCGGTATTTAAACCGGAGCATGCTGATATATTGAAGGGATTGCTAGAGTTTAATAGTGAAACCGGGTCGCCTTTCGCGGTTAACCCCTACCCGTTTTTCGCTTACCAAGATGACCGGAGACCCGAAACGTTGGCCTATTGCTTGTTTCAGGCCAATCCTGGCCGTGTCGACCCCAACAGCAACCTCAAGTATATGAACATGTTCGATGCTCAGGTTCTACATTTCTTGacatattttaagttttagcTATTTTACTAGAAGTACTATTTATGTACCGAAATTTTAGTGCACAACACATAATTATTTCATcattccgttttttttttttggataaacggttttatttcatgaatttttctttttagtataTTATTAAAGTACAACGAGATGATATTTTAGTAGTTTGTATGTTTGATAAATGGAATTAATTTTTCTCAAGTTTGGTTtcggaaaagaaaaaaaaactttgttaaaTTAAAGAGATTGGCATATTCGTTACGTCAAATGAATGGAAAGTGAAAACTGTACTCTAGAAGGAAAAGTAGTATAAATCGTTAAAGGACACAAAGTGAGTGTACCTTATAAAGTTAGTACTGGAAGGTAGAAATTTGATATCGAAATTTGCAATAATGGATTCATACTATTAGGAAAAGAGACTacaatacaaattaaaaatgttatttgtaacatatataaaaagaagtaaacatATAGATGATATAATTAATCTGTTTTGTGGTTTAATTTACGGTggtaaaaatttgttttgtaaaggTTGATGCGGTGTATTCAGCTTTGAACTCGATGGGGTTCAAGGACGTAGAGATAATGGTCGCTGAGACTGGATGGCCATACAAGGGAGACCCGGAGGAGGCTGGTGCAACAGTTGAGAACGCTAGAGCTTACAATAAAAATCTCATTGCTCATTTAAAATCTGGGTCCGGGACGCCACTTATGCCCGGGAGAGTGATCGACACATACTTGTTCGCATTGTACGACGAGAATCTCAAGCCCGGGAAAGGTTCTGAACGAGCCTTCGGTTTGTTTAGACCTGATCTAACCATGACTTATGATATCGGGCTCACCAAGACTACCAATTATAACCAAGTAAGTTCTCGTTTCAAAcattaaatagaaatattgGATATGAACTTAAACGTATAGTTTTGATCAGATGTTCTATttcataaaagtaaaaattgtaAACTGAAAACCCCGAACCGAATTTTGGTAACTAGTCAATGGATACTTAAAATTGAACATATATGATTCATATGATGTTAATTTAACTTGAGGCAAGTCCATGAAATGCACTACAATATAGCCTCTTATTGATGTTAATTTAACTATCAATTATCTTTGTTACGTCTCCCAGACTTCCATGGCTCCATTGTCACCAACAAGGCCACGTCTTCCACCAGCCGCGGCCCCGACGAGACAAACATTACCTTCTCCTCCGCAGATGATTCTTCCTTCACCAGTTACTCCCTCCGACAAAAACTCTGGGCAAACCGATGTTCACAATTCCACTCCGCGCTCTGCCTCTCTGGCTCACATATGCcgctctctctctatttcgGCATCGATGTTCTTTGTCTCCGTTTTGTATGCATTGATCATATTGTTGTAAAATCTCTTCATCGATCTTATATTATGTCTCTTACTAATTTAAACTAAACTATAATTGAATGGActaaaacgaatataaacaaatgaatAACCACTAACTAGAATGGTTTAGACCAACTCCATTGGAGGGTCCTTAAGAGTTTCTAGTACTGAATCCTTACAAAAAGAAGCCAAAATtaaatcagaaaaatgaaattaatcaAGGTACGCACCTTAGCTTAGGTATTTTGTGATGTTTTAGGTGCGTATACGTGGCGGTTTCCCATTGGGTAAGGTAAGagacaaaacaattttttttctttcctctgtttgCGAAATcattgtctctcttctcttgttttctccGGATGAATTCTCTCTCGATCAGCTTCATGCGGCGTCCACATCATCAAATTGGAGAAGATAACCGAAGAAAATCGTCCCCCTTCCGCCGTGATCATCATCTCAACCGACGGTCTCAACATCTGTGACTTCGAACATAATCGGCGATTTTGATGAACCAAATCGGAGAGAGAAGATTAATAAGATAGTTTTGAGGAAGAAATCACAATTAGAGCTTAAAGCAAGAATAAATCACAATCACAAGATGAGAATTTTTCGGACAACGTAGTGATAATCAGTCAATCGGAGAAAGAAGGTGACCCGAGTGTTATAACCATCAATTGTCCTGACAAAACGGGTCTAGGTTGTGATCTTTTTCGTATCCTCCTCTTCTTCGGCCTCAACATTGTCTGAGGAGGTAACAATTCCATCTCATCATTACACTTTGTgtggttttcaaaaatttcttatttttgatatCTGCTGTGGTTTGTGACTTGAATgtgttcgatgaaattccTCTGAAAAGATGTATCAACTAATGGAAAATGGTGTTACTTGGTCTTCTAGGTGATTGGGAAACCAAACACGAGATGGAATCTGTTGAAGGTGAGACTTGTTGAGGCAagtgcttctttttcttaggCCTTTGGTATCTCAAGATGTTACCTTTCTCATCTTTTCAACATTCAGGTTTGTGCAAGTCTTTAATGTGGTTGTGAGAATGCCGTGTGGTAGGGTCATCATCTTAGAGGGTCTATTGCAGGGCTTCACTCTCCTTCGCTACTGTTCCTAATAGATCCTTCAAAAGAGAAACCGTCATGGAGGATCCTAAATGTCCCAGGGAAACCACCCAAGTTAGCTTGGGGACATAGCACATGCGTTGTTGGAGGAACTAGAGTATTGGTCCTTGGTGGTCACAATGGTGAGGAATGGATACTCAATGAATTACATGAACTCTGCTTGGCTAGCTGGCAAGACTCGGATCTGTAAAGACTCTTTCCTTATTCATTTAGTTTGTGGTTATGTATCTGTCACATTCCAAACTCTTATGACAGAAGCGTGTGTACATAGTAAATTAGTGATTGTTGTACGCTTTAGATATTAATGTAATGATGTTAATGGTTTTGCTGTATGAGATCCTTCTATAATATACTTACTCCTTGTTACATGACCATGCAGCATTTGATTTTGACGTACCAAAAGGCTTCTCTGAAGCATGCGAACACATAACATCCAAAAGAGAAGCCACTGAGTTATGACATATGTCAACAAACCCAAAAGTAGAAATAATCACACACACCTCAAATAAATAGAATGAAGAAACCGAACAAGTAAAGTACACAAACTCCAATACAAAGCTAAAACCTAtttaatttcatcaaaatacTAGTTCATCCAAAATGGCAAGTTCTTCATCCAAAATGActggttttttttataaaaaaaattcacttaAGGATTCTACCACTGGACagtaaaaaatgtaaagactctacaaaaactctaaactttaaaattttcaaaatttattattatacaaatgTAAGGATTCCTTTATAAGGACTTACCAATGGTCTTGCTCTTATATTctaattttaatacaaaagaatatcattcacttttttttgttaccttatattatgctatttttgtttgtttattattataaaatgttaaatttatttatcatcAAAAAGAGAATATGTACAATGAAAGAGGACTGTCATAAGGCGGACTCAGTAAACTGTGCCTAGCCATGAATGTATTAGCAAGAGCTCCACGGCTCCGTCATCAGCTCCAGAATCTGACACAAGATCGGAGAAAAACTCAAATGCAGATGAAGGGTCAACGAGTCAGAACGACGTCGCTGCAGTAAACAAAGGAAAAGGGATATTGGGCCACTCACCTAACAAGCCCAATGTCAACTTAACTGAGAAGCCcaacaaatcttcttcatcttctcaacGGTCAAAACCACCTATGCAAGAGAACAAAGCCAGAGTAACGACAGAGAAGAGGAGCGTCTGTCGTACGCCTCCAATCAACACGGAGAACagatttgattgtttgatGATCTGCTAAGCATAACAAGATTGAGACATCTGTCAGTTTACAATAATTGAAACTCTAGCGTTGTTTAACTATAAAAGGAAACTTGTGATGTAACATAAAACTTAAGTGAAATAATAAGAAAGTAAAGTTCACTCAAAACATTACCTAAAATAGCCGTCTTGCTCTTAATTTCAGAATGGTTGTGAGTTTTCAAATAGATTagaatttaaattgtcaataaaaattgttaaaaatattccaaaaacTAGATTccttgattttaaaaagaaccATATTCACAAAATCTTGAATGGgtaaaaaataagtttttcaaaaacaaaaaccaaaaaccattaCAAAAACTAGTAAACAATCAAAGcctatatataataaaatattatccGCCGTATATGGCGAGTGAAATCAGTGTTCTAAGATGGTCTGAGAATCGTATTGGGCAAGTTataaaattctcaaaaaatattgactttgccttttgtttttgatttgtattcCAGTGTATAGAAAATGAATAAACCAATTTCCTTAATCCAACTAAAACGCCACCGTTTTAACATTCTCTACCAACTTATTCCGTTCTATCGCGCGTGTTGCAGAGCAGAACCTTCCGTCAACACGTGTCATACCCTCAGCTCTCACACGCTTCTTCCCTATCGGaaactttctctcttctagctttcttcttctcacaattccggaatcttcttcttcacctcaTCTTCGAAGACCTtcaggtttttgtttttgtttttgtttttgtttccttctcttgATTAATCAAAACTGTGATACCAATTCAAGTTTTGTTCCGTTAAATCGCGATGAACGACGACTCTCGcgtttcaaaatcaaattgttttgaatctgaatttttattattatttgactttttcgttgttgttgatgattgaTTACTAGTAATGGCGTCATCAACCGCTTTGATTTGTGATACCGAAGCGTGGAAGGATTTGAAGGTAAAGTAGTCTTTAaggattttctcttttcttagtTTGTCAATGGTGGTTTGTGTAGAGAAGTGATTTGGGATTGTTTTGGTAATTTGGCAGGGACATGTAGAAGATATTAAGAAGACTCATTTGCGTGATTTGATGAGTGATGCTAATAGATGCCAGTCCATGATGATGTATGTCTTCTTTTCTACTTTGGCTCATATGTGCTATGTACattatgtttgttgttgaactcggttgattttgtgtttgtttctagTTATTGTGCATTTACGAGTTTCTATTGCTCTGGTATTGAACTTGTTAATGTTATTGGTATGTTTTAATTAGGGAGTTTGATGGGTTGCTGTTGGATTATTCTCGACAGCGTGCAACTGTTGAGACAATGGACAAGCTTTTGAACTTGGCAAAGGTGAGGGTAGATGTTTATTGACAGATTTTAATAGAATTGCAACGAATTTCACTCgaattttgataatttgtttctatatgCAGGCTTCTCAATTGACAGAGAAGATCAGCCGCATGTTCAATGGGGAGCATGTAAGTATCCGCATGTTAATCTTACTTTGATTTGATCTTATGAAACTCTTTATCTAGTATTACATATTAGAGAATAGAGAATGCAAATGAATTGTAAGCGAATtattctccatcttcttcggTACTGAGACAGAAACATTTTCTATCATCTATGGTGTCTGATTTGTTTAAATGGCTTCCTCAGATTAACAGTACAGAGAACAGATCAGTTCTTCATGTTGCGCTCCGTGCTCCAAAGGATGCAGTTATCAAGGCTGATGGAATGAATGTGGTTCCAGAAGTGTGGAACGTTCTAGATAAGATCAAGGAATTTTCTGACAAAATTCGCTCTGGTTCATGGGTAAATTCTAGATGCCATTATAAAACCTACCTCTTTACGTTTTCATCTCCTTGTGTTGAGTTTTTTTGAACTAATTGACAGGTTGGAGCCACTGGCAAACCGCTGAAAGATGTCATTGCGATTGGTATTGGTGGTAGCTTCTTAGGTCCACTGTTTGTCCACACGGCTCTCCAAACAGGTGGGCTGCATCTAGTCTTGGTACCTTGCCTCTTGCTGGTGTTCTTTCTAGcttgttttgattcaaatttttgcttttatatGCATTTTCATTCCCAGATCCTGAAGCTCTAGAGTCTGCTAAAGGACGCCAGCTGCGATTGTAAGCACAGCATTCCTGTAGTTATGTAGTCTTTTTCTGTGTTTCTGTTCGCAATGCTTTGGTAGAATGAATGAGCTTCTTGAAGTTTCTCCTGAAGGTCCATGAATTCTTTCTTTACCATTATTGTCATAGACACTGCATACTCCTTGTTTGTCTAAATTTCATTTAACCTAGGAAGAGGAGGCTGTATTGAACTTGTTAGCTTCTAGTTATTCCTTTTGGATTTCATTCATGTGGATGCCTTGCTTggaattaatttttgtttctttttgtgcaGTCTTGCAAATATTGATCCTGTTGATGTTGCTAGAAATATCAGTGGACTAAATCCAGAAACTACTCTAGGTTCATGCTCAAACCTATCAACAAATTCACTTTCATAGTTTCCATTGACGGATTTTCACTCTGACTAATTCTGAGGATACTTGTAATCCAGTTGTGGTGGTCTCGAAAACGTTTACAACAGCTGAAACAATGCTTAACGCCAGAACATTGAGGGAATGGATAACAGCTGCTCTTGGGTTGGTATTTCTGGCATCTTAATCTTACTTTGttagaaaattacaattatcGCCAGAGGAAAGCTTTTATGCTTGTACatttacaattattatttttttcaaaatataatttgtgttATTCTACCATATTTTGGTTATCGTGGATGAACATCACTCATTTAACATGTGATAACTTAACAGGGCTTCAGCTGTTGCAAAACATATGGTTGCTGTCAGCACTAATCTTGCGGTATGCATTTGCTAGAGTTTCTTTTGGGGACTTTGTTTCCTTATTGTCCATCTTAGTAAACTTAAACTTCGAAACAC includes:
- a CDS encoding Glycosyl hydrolase family 17 protein (Glycosyl hydrolase family 17 protein; FUNCTIONS IN: cation binding, hydrolase activity, hydrolyzing O-glycosyl compounds, catalytic activity; INVOLVED IN: carbohydrate metabolic process; LOCATED IN: anchored to membrane; EXPRESSED IN: 22 plant structures; EXPRESSED DURING: 13 growth stages; CONTAINS InterPro DOMAIN/s: Glycoside hydrolase, catalytic core (InterPro:IPR017853), Glycoside hydrolase, family 17 (InterPro:IPR000490), Glycoside hydrolase, subgroup, catalytic core (InterPro:IPR013781); BEST Arabidopsis thaliana protein match is: O-Glycosyl hydrolases family 17 protein (TAIR:AT2G16230.1); Has 30201 Blast hits to 17322 proteins in 780 species: Archae - 12; Bacteria - 1396; Metazoa - 17338; Fungi - 3422; Plants - 5037; Viruses - 0; Other Eukaryotes - 2996 (source: NCBI BLink).), whose product is MRASVYSLILLFFSCLLHLSKSQPFLGVNYGLTADNLPPPSASAKLLQSTTFQKVRLYGSDPAVIKALANTGIEIVIGASNGDVPGLASDPSFARSWVETNVVPYYPASKIVLIAVGNEITSFGDNSLMSQLLPAMKNVQTALEAASLGGGKIKVSTVHIMSVLAGSDPPSTAVFKPEHADILKGLLEFNSETGSPFAVNPYPFFAYQDDRRPETLAYCLFQANPGRVDPNSNLKYMNMFDAQVDAVYSALNSMGFKDVEIMVAETGWPYKGDPEEAGATVENARAYNKNLIAHLKSGSGTPLMPGRVIDTYLFALYDENLKPGKGSERAFGLFRPDLTMTYDIGLTKTTNYNQTSMAPLSPTRPRLPPAAAPTRQTLPSPPQMILPSPVTPSDKNSGQTDVHNSTPRSASLAHICRSLSISASMFFVSVLYALIILL